One stretch of Streptomyces peucetius DNA includes these proteins:
- a CDS encoding fic family toxin-antitoxin system, toxin component codes for MSLRIDLAWLLMVAEHKTPGDPQVTDWGALVAAVSRHEAEIFGVPVYGDPASRAAALLQLLLHVPALERSNAMFASAVAYGYLVACGLKVVTSPEQVRDLARLVKEGKADVRRIAEELRGWSA; via the coding sequence TTGAGCCTGCGGATCGACCTCGCCTGGCTGCTCATGGTGGCCGAGCACAAGACTCCCGGTGATCCCCAGGTCACGGACTGGGGAGCGCTCGTCGCCGCCGTCAGCCGCCACGAGGCGGAGATATTCGGCGTCCCCGTCTACGGCGACCCCGCCTCACGCGCCGCCGCACTGCTGCAACTTCTGCTGCATGTGCCCGCGCTGGAACGCTCCAACGCCATGTTCGCGTCGGCCGTCGCGTACGGCTATCTCGTCGCCTGCGGACTGAAGGTCGTCACCTCGCCCGAACAGGTGCGGGACCTGGCCCGGCTGGTCAAGGAGGGCAAGGCCGACGTCCGGCGGATCGCGGAGGAACTGCGCGGGTGGAGCGCG
- a CDS encoding antitoxin: MAKTQLNVRVDESTAETARQRALQRGLSMNRYIEELVKQDAGEAGRTFVDAAADFMKQYESVFAEEFGDKR, encoded by the coding sequence GTGGCGAAGACCCAGCTGAACGTACGCGTGGACGAGTCCACCGCGGAGACCGCCCGGCAGCGGGCGCTGCAACGCGGCCTGAGCATGAACCGCTACATCGAGGAACTGGTCAAGCAGGACGCCGGTGAAGCGGGACGCACCTTCGTCGACGCGGCGGCCGACTTCATGAAGCAGTACGAGTCGGTCTTCGCCGAGGAGTTCGGCGACAAGCGTTGA
- a CDS encoding GNAT family N-acetyltransferase: protein MTDLRIRNAAPDEAEAVLGFWKKAAEGTSITDDADGVTRLIARDPEALILAERDGVLVGSVIAGYDGWRCSLYRLAVLPSHRRRGISAALLAAAEKRFAAVGGRRGDAMVLEANERAQRAWESAGYLREDHWRRWVKPFA from the coding sequence CTGACCGACCTGCGGATCCGCAATGCCGCTCCCGACGAGGCCGAGGCCGTTCTCGGCTTCTGGAAAAAGGCCGCGGAGGGCACCAGCATCACCGACGACGCGGACGGCGTCACACGCCTCATCGCACGTGACCCCGAGGCGCTCATCCTGGCCGAACGCGACGGCGTCCTCGTCGGCTCGGTGATCGCCGGTTACGACGGATGGCGCTGCTCCCTGTACCGGCTGGCGGTGCTGCCCTCCCACCGCCGGCGCGGAATCTCTGCGGCACTGCTGGCAGCGGCCGAGAAGCGGTTCGCCGCGGTGGGCGGCCGGCGCGGGGACGCGATGGTGCTCGAGGCCAACGAACGGGCGCAGCGGGCGTGGGAGTCCGCCGGGTACCTGCGCGAGGACCACTGGCGCCGCTGGGTCAAGCCCTTCGCCTGA